In a genomic window of Rhizobium tumorigenes:
- a CDS encoding DMT family transporter: MNDRAGRVRASLLGALGVVLWASETSLVTYTTAIPPLETVAIAFFFASTLSPFVWLITKSSPLVAFRQPPSVWLLTVGSLVAYHACIYYATQRAPPASAALLQGTTPLMIVIGSALLPGERLRWFHIIGVIMGLAGVLRLINTGASESVIDGSFYLSVVGIAAALWGLYSLVSRALPEVPSSALGMFYIVSAIVSFAGHLAMESWVQPTPSALMAMAALGIFPMGLAIYFWDYGLKRGDIQALGAFSYVEPLIGAGLAAFFANGVLDLSLFWSGLLVVGGAGCASASLWLRPKIKGSIPVLPDLCHHVSDGSNLQEGQRCFQPGSHLVPTGNANELRLSLAILEGIIDQWGEELDAGSGTAPYVSQAVRRAS; this comes from the coding sequence ATGAACGATCGTGCCGGGCGAGTGCGCGCTTCTTTGCTCGGAGCGCTCGGCGTTGTCCTGTGGGCCAGTGAAACGAGTCTCGTGACTTACACGACGGCGATCCCACCACTCGAAACGGTGGCGATCGCTTTCTTCTTTGCCAGCACCTTGTCGCCATTCGTCTGGCTGATCACAAAAAGCTCGCCATTGGTGGCCTTCAGGCAACCCCCTTCCGTTTGGCTTTTGACGGTTGGGTCGCTTGTTGCTTACCACGCCTGTATTTACTATGCGACACAAAGGGCGCCGCCTGCGTCCGCCGCCCTATTGCAGGGAACCACCCCCTTGATGATCGTCATTGGCTCGGCGCTTTTGCCAGGCGAGCGGCTCAGGTGGTTTCACATCATCGGCGTCATCATGGGGTTGGCAGGCGTGCTGCGACTTATCAATACCGGTGCTAGTGAAAGCGTTATCGACGGCAGTTTCTACCTAAGCGTCGTAGGGATTGCGGCTGCACTCTGGGGTTTATACTCGCTTGTGTCCCGAGCTCTTCCTGAAGTGCCATCCTCCGCTCTGGGAATGTTTTATATCGTGTCCGCTATCGTGTCGTTTGCCGGGCATTTGGCAATGGAAAGCTGGGTGCAGCCGACGCCGAGCGCTTTGATGGCGATGGCGGCGCTTGGAATCTTCCCAATGGGGCTGGCCATCTATTTTTGGGACTATGGGTTGAAGCGCGGAGACATTCAGGCGCTCGGTGCTTTTTCCTACGTCGAACCATTAATCGGCGCTGGGCTTGCGGCTTTTTTCGCCAATGGAGTGTTGGATCTTTCGCTGTTTTGGTCTGGACTATTGGTGGTCGGCGGGGCGGGTTGCGCGAGTGCGAGCCTCTGGCTTCGGCCGAAAATCAAAGGTTCGATCCCTGTTTTGCCTGATCTCTGCCATCATGTCAGCGACGGTTCCAACCTTCAGGAAGGCCAGCGTTGTTTCCAACCTGGCTCACACCTGGTGCCTACGGGGAACGCGAATGAGCTTCGCCTGTCATTGGCCATCCTAGAAGGAATTATCGACCAGTGGGGCGAAGAACTCGATGCAGGTTCCGGTACGGCGCCCTATGTCTCCCAAGCCGTGAGACGGGCATCGTGA
- a CDS encoding type III PLP-dependent enzyme, translated as MSVLRASSVIDVSDTSPCHLQAKIHDNLSAFNRQRRQEPPLRVFADVDDVIARLQPSEPVFCLEPAKLLASAQSFEDFPGRSLFAVKCNPHPLVLQTLFAAGITDFDVASLDEIRLVDGMFGIGAGQFFNNPAKTRPAIKAASQLHGIRFYTADCIDEIEKIIHEVGSRDDLIIAVRLATKPADARYILSTKFGAQPAEAKLMLEHINKKGIQAGISFHVGSQCLAPTAFADAVELAAKVARSAGVELSVLNVGGGFPAAYPGDDVAGREVYFGHLMRSIREACLPRACMVLCEPGRALVADAGKTIVQVVMRRGRNIFINDGIFGTLQELGHPKERRPVRLIRNGGSCISKNAEFKVYGPTCDSNDVLGAAFCLPDDVQEGDWIEIAMMGAYSLSMRTHFNGFFTSNIVSLGN; from the coding sequence ATGAGCGTGCTTCGAGCTTCGTCCGTCATTGACGTGTCAGACACTTCTCCATGCCATCTGCAGGCGAAAATCCACGATAACCTGTCAGCATTTAATCGTCAGCGGAGACAGGAACCGCCGCTTCGGGTATTTGCCGATGTCGATGATGTCATTGCGAGGCTCCAGCCTAGCGAGCCCGTCTTTTGTCTGGAGCCCGCCAAGCTGCTAGCATCTGCCCAGAGCTTTGAAGACTTTCCTGGTCGGTCACTCTTTGCGGTCAAGTGCAATCCCCACCCTTTGGTGCTGCAAACGCTCTTTGCAGCAGGTATTACCGATTTCGACGTTGCATCGCTTGATGAAATCCGATTGGTCGATGGCATGTTTGGGATTGGCGCGGGCCAGTTTTTCAACAACCCGGCAAAGACGCGGCCTGCGATCAAGGCCGCCAGCCAGCTCCACGGAATTCGATTCTATACCGCAGATTGCATTGATGAGATTGAAAAAATTATCCACGAAGTCGGCAGCCGAGATGATTTGATCATTGCCGTCAGACTGGCTACCAAGCCCGCTGATGCACGATACATCCTTTCGACAAAGTTTGGCGCACAACCAGCGGAAGCCAAGTTGATGTTGGAGCACATCAACAAAAAGGGCATCCAGGCTGGTATATCTTTCCACGTCGGTTCTCAATGCCTTGCGCCAACCGCCTTTGCCGATGCTGTGGAATTGGCAGCCAAGGTTGCTCGATCAGCCGGCGTGGAGCTAAGCGTTCTGAATGTCGGCGGCGGCTTTCCCGCAGCCTATCCCGGTGACGATGTCGCGGGAAGAGAGGTATACTTCGGTCATCTGATGCGATCGATCAGGGAAGCTTGTCTGCCGCGGGCATGTATGGTCCTCTGCGAACCTGGGAGAGCGTTGGTTGCCGACGCGGGGAAGACGATCGTGCAGGTAGTCATGCGCCGCGGGCGCAACATTTTTATCAATGACGGCATCTTCGGGACATTGCAGGAATTGGGGCATCCCAAAGAGCGGCGTCCTGTTCGACTGATCCGCAACGGCGGGTCGTGTATTTCTAAAAACGCCGAATTCAAAGTTTATGGTCCAACATGTGACAGCAATGATGTGCTCGGCGCAGCTTTCTGTCTGCCGGATGACGTTCAGGAAGGCGACTGGATCGAAATAGCCATGATGGGTGCATATAGTCTTTCGATGCGCACGCATTTTAATGGATTTTTTACCAGCAACATCGTTTCACTTGGGAATTGA